One segment of Desulfosudis oleivorans Hxd3 DNA contains the following:
- the gspC gene encoding type II secretion system protein GspC has translation MIKRGVVIANLLLIMLAAYMGVDLFYGMVTARFSMNAVSATPGTRNPASDRPAVTRQPVSAYSAIAGRNLFKATKSEVAVQPEIDVTSLKKTDLALTLVGTISGMGKDSYAIIERTRERQQDLYKVGDTVDNATVKLILRKRVVLTVNGVDEVLEMTDALFAEDAGRSRFNPAAAGRRASGLDRAASVRNVTLDRSEMESAFNNVNDLMRSVRIRPHFTNGQPDGLSLESVAPDSIFQEMGLQSKDVIVGVNGKKISTVDDCMEVYKSLSDASAVVLEVNRGGQRELIHYNVQ, from the coding sequence ATGATTAAAAGGGGTGTTGTCATCGCGAATCTGCTGCTGATCATGCTGGCGGCCTATATGGGCGTGGACCTGTTTTACGGCATGGTGACAGCCCGGTTCAGCATGAATGCCGTTTCAGCGACGCCGGGAACCCGGAATCCGGCCTCCGATCGTCCCGCTGTCACCCGGCAACCCGTTTCCGCCTATTCGGCCATTGCCGGGCGCAACCTGTTCAAGGCCACCAAAAGCGAAGTGGCCGTACAACCGGAAATCGACGTGACCAGCCTGAAGAAAACCGACCTGGCCTTAACGCTGGTGGGCACCATCTCGGGCATGGGCAAGGATTCATACGCCATTATCGAGCGGACCCGGGAGCGGCAGCAGGACCTTTATAAGGTCGGGGATACCGTTGATAACGCAACGGTGAAGCTGATTCTCCGAAAACGGGTGGTGCTGACCGTCAACGGGGTGGATGAGGTCCTGGAAATGACCGACGCGCTTTTTGCCGAGGATGCGGGACGGAGTCGTTTCAATCCGGCGGCTGCCGGCCGCCGGGCCAGTGGACTGGACAGGGCCGCCAGTGTGCGCAACGTTACACTGGATCGCAGCGAAATGGAGAGCGCGTTCAACAATGTCAATGATCTGATGCGAAGTGTCCGCATCCGTCCTCACTTTACCAACGGTCAGCCCGATGGCCTCAGCCTGGAGAGCGTGGCACCGGATTCTATCTTTCAGGAGATGGGGTTGCAGAGCAAGGATGTGATCGTGGGGGTAAACGGGAAAAAGATCAGCACCGTGGATGACTGCATGGAGGTTTACAAGAGCCTGAGTGACGCGTCGGCTGTGGTGCTTGAGGTCAACCGGGGCGGACAGCGGGAGTTGATCCATTATAACGTTCAATAG
- the gspL gene encoding type II secretion system protein GspL, with amino-acid sequence MDGRVLGIDIGNTTVCAVLVGPGESGLRIEAHAHAAMGKDVSPWQVLPGVLDALGHRADWSGAACVATFPDRQVSYRRIHMPFADPRKIEKVIAYELEPLLPFAPADLFIDFVVLFPAVSQENEAGVEVLAAAVHKEKVKEWIDGFAGAGLQPEMIVPRGWAAAAVLSADIEEALLVETTGGYVTTAVVGGGDAQWIRFFSAGPPPDQEAGRSALRDGLRQTLLAYEYETGVAAGLKNVFVTGADSRAGEAVKTVADCLGIDARPFNMADGSSLVTGGRPDHTWEPGLLDMALCPALLKKSRKPCINFRKGEFSLAARWLQYRYLFGGTAALAALVLVLGLMGFFYDLYSLNRSIATVDARRQAIFRECFPESAAAPSAEMMRYEIDRLRESSGLPAGLDRTVYQVDILNDISRLVPQETDVVITRLDAGLNDVSVTGNTDAFQSVDTMKNRLEESDLFGTVVISSATMDKADKRVHFKLQVELKS; translated from the coding sequence ATGGACGGCAGGGTTCTGGGTATTGATATCGGCAACACCACGGTCTGCGCGGTTCTGGTGGGCCCCGGCGAAAGCGGCCTTCGCATAGAGGCCCACGCCCATGCGGCAATGGGAAAGGACGTCTCCCCCTGGCAGGTGCTGCCCGGTGTGCTGGACGCCCTGGGTCACCGGGCCGACTGGTCGGGTGCGGCCTGCGTGGCCACCTTCCCGGACCGGCAGGTCTCCTACAGGCGTATTCATATGCCGTTTGCCGACCCCCGGAAGATCGAAAAGGTGATTGCCTATGAACTGGAGCCGCTGCTGCCTTTTGCGCCGGCGGACCTGTTTATCGATTTTGTGGTGCTTTTCCCGGCGGTTTCCCAGGAAAACGAGGCGGGCGTCGAGGTGCTGGCCGCGGCGGTACACAAGGAAAAGGTGAAGGAGTGGATTGACGGGTTTGCCGGTGCCGGTCTGCAGCCGGAAATGATCGTGCCCAGAGGATGGGCCGCCGCCGCGGTGCTGTCGGCAGATATTGAGGAAGCCCTGCTGGTGGAGACTACCGGTGGGTATGTGACAACGGCCGTGGTTGGCGGCGGGGATGCCCAATGGATCCGGTTTTTTTCAGCCGGCCCGCCGCCGGATCAGGAGGCGGGCCGGTCTGCGCTGCGCGACGGCCTGCGCCAGACCCTGCTGGCCTATGAATATGAAACAGGGGTTGCCGCGGGGCTGAAAAACGTCTTTGTGACCGGTGCCGATTCCCGGGCAGGGGAGGCGGTAAAAACGGTTGCCGACTGCCTGGGAATTGATGCCCGGCCGTTTAACATGGCGGACGGCTCTTCCCTGGTGACGGGTGGCCGGCCCGACCATACCTGGGAGCCGGGCCTTCTGGACATGGCGCTCTGCCCGGCGTTGCTGAAGAAAAGCCGGAAGCCCTGTATTAATTTTCGGAAAGGGGAGTTCTCCCTGGCGGCCAGGTGGTTGCAATACCGGTACCTGTTCGGTGGCACCGCCGCGCTGGCGGCACTGGTGCTGGTACTCGGCCTGATGGGTTTTTTTTACGACCTTTATTCTCTCAATCGGTCCATAGCGACTGTGGATGCCCGGCGGCAGGCGATTTTCCGGGAGTGCTTTCCCGAATCGGCGGCAGCACCGTCTGCCGAGATGATGCGCTACGAGATCGACAGGCTTCGTGAATCCAGTGGCCTGCCTGCCGGACTGGACCGGACTGTTTACCAGGTGGATATATTGAACGACATCAGCCGCCTGGTGCCCCAGGAGACGGATGTGGTGATCACCCGCCTGGACGCGGGGCTCAATGATGTTTCCGTCACCGGCAACACGGATGCTTTTCAGTCCGTGGACACCATGAAAAACAGGCTTGAGGAGAGTGATCTGTTCGGGACCGTTGTCATCAGTTCCGCCACCATGGATAAAGCCGATAAACGGGTTCACTTCAAGTTGCAGGTGGAGCTGAAGTCATGA
- the gspE gene encoding type II secretion system ATPase GspE, giving the protein MSRDLLQALKTRAVLSEQQAEKIERLINGGRANIGELLVKRKLVTEPQLLSAYSELFGIPVCEAAQPDESVMAIPEKVPAAFLKRYLMVPLKMSSHGHGAVSGCQVAVNDPSRLHAVDDLTRLMGVETCSLVLATRDHIFSAVGMLYGSGDGAAEEIVRDMEGAEDILDELDEAADLLDDASDAPIIKLVNHIVAQSVKAEASDIHIEAYQDTFKIRYRVDGILYDFLSPPKRIQPALVSRIKVMAKMNIAEKRLPQDGRMQVRLGDKEVDIRVSSIPITAGERLVLRLLNKASSMLGLQEIGFSRQTFDLFSRLIRYSNGIILVTGPTGSGKTTTLYAALSTINTPDINIITIEDPVEYQVSGINQIQVNQKIGLTFARGLRSIVRQDPDVILIGEIRDQETADIAVQSALTGHLVFSTLHTNDSASAVTRLVDIGVEPFLLSSSVIAVIAQRLVRVLCPRCKEAYVPDDSAILSIGASVELFAGKTIYRKTGCDHCLGTGYSGRIAIFEILVMDEKIKKMVLTTHDSGRIEAAAVKHGMITLRQDGIHKVLDGVTSIAEVLRVTQR; this is encoded by the coding sequence ATGAGCAGAGATCTGTTACAGGCACTGAAAACCCGCGCCGTTCTTTCCGAACAGCAGGCCGAGAAGATAGAACGGCTGATCAATGGGGGCCGGGCCAATATTGGTGAGCTTCTTGTCAAGCGGAAGCTGGTGACCGAACCGCAACTGCTGTCCGCATACAGTGAGCTCTTCGGCATTCCGGTCTGCGAGGCGGCCCAGCCGGACGAGAGTGTGATGGCCATCCCCGAAAAGGTGCCGGCCGCGTTTCTCAAACGGTATCTCATGGTGCCGCTGAAAATGTCGTCCCACGGCCACGGGGCGGTCTCCGGTTGTCAGGTGGCGGTCAACGATCCGTCCCGGCTTCATGCAGTGGACGATCTGACAAGGCTGATGGGTGTAGAAACATGCTCCCTGGTACTGGCCACCCGGGACCATATTTTTTCCGCCGTGGGAATGCTTTACGGCAGCGGAGACGGGGCGGCCGAAGAAATTGTCCGCGACATGGAGGGGGCCGAAGACATTCTTGACGAGCTCGACGAGGCCGCTGACCTTCTGGACGATGCCAGTGACGCGCCTATTATCAAGCTGGTCAACCATATCGTGGCCCAGTCGGTGAAGGCCGAGGCCAGTGACATCCATATTGAGGCATACCAGGACACCTTTAAGATACGGTACCGGGTGGACGGCATCCTCTATGATTTTCTGAGCCCGCCCAAGCGCATTCAGCCGGCCCTGGTCTCCCGCATCAAGGTCATGGCAAAAATGAACATCGCGGAAAAGCGCCTTCCCCAGGACGGCCGCATGCAGGTCCGGCTGGGAGACAAGGAGGTGGATATCCGCGTCTCTTCGATTCCCATTACCGCCGGTGAGCGGCTGGTGCTTCGGCTGCTCAACAAGGCCAGCTCCATGCTGGGGTTGCAGGAGATCGGTTTTTCCCGCCAGACCTTTGATCTGTTCAGCCGCCTGATCCGGTATTCCAACGGCATCATCCTGGTGACCGGCCCCACCGGTTCAGGCAAGACCACCACCCTTTACGCCGCCCTTTCCACCATCAACACGCCGGACATCAACATCATCACCATTGAAGATCCGGTGGAGTACCAGGTCAGCGGCATCAACCAGATCCAGGTGAATCAGAAGATCGGCCTGACCTTTGCCCGGGGCCTGCGCTCCATTGTGCGGCAAGACCCGGATGTAATCCTCATCGGCGAAATTCGGGACCAGGAGACGGCGGATATCGCGGTGCAGTCTGCCCTGACCGGCCACCTGGTCTTTTCCACGCTTCACACCAATGATTCGGCCAGCGCCGTCACCCGGCTGGTGGATATCGGGGTGGAACCGTTTCTGCTGTCTTCCTCGGTAATCGCCGTGATCGCCCAGCGGCTGGTGCGGGTGCTGTGCCCCCGATGCAAGGAGGCCTATGTGCCGGATGACTCGGCCATTCTGAGTATCGGGGCCTCCGTCGAATTGTTTGCCGGAAAAACGATTTACCGCAAAACGGGGTGTGATCACTGCCTGGGTACCGGCTACAGCGGCCGGATCGCGATTTTCGAGATACTGGTAATGGATGAGAAGATCAAGAAGATGGTGCTGACCACCCACGATTCGGGACGGATCGAGGCGGCGGCGGTCAAACATGGGATGATCACCCTTCGCCAGGACGGTATTCACAAAGTGCTGGACGGGGTGACCAGCATCGCCGAAGTGTTGCGGGTAACCCAGCGATGA
- a CDS encoding type II secretion system minor pseudopilin, producing MTILRKRRQIAGDRGVAILAVLMIIALLTAVLFSVNRRARTGMDAVMVFRDRVTLSHMAASGIHIGRAVLIDDRINTEIDSIQETWADPMALEGIVEAFPFEKGSLSLRITDLMGRIQVNALVQYPEGRQVNGDQEVLWYRLMELVKIFSGPDYDIRPVAILHAIKDWLDSGDDDATEDFGAESDYYQGLTPSYTCRNGPVIDVSELALVKGMSAGIFNAIDASYGISDMVTTFGMVEVAQGDGFTFPGRININTAPVYVLAVLIPEVEDAHLAAEMDAFRSEMSNGLYVHDLSGDTWYKQAPGCEEINISPALITTRSDFFQIEATAVLGELQVTQTAVVRRVQNEKTGKWECRVLKWQS from the coding sequence ATGACGATTTTGCGAAAAAGAAGACAGATCGCCGGTGACCGGGGCGTGGCCATTCTGGCGGTGCTGATGATCATCGCCCTGCTGACGGCGGTGTTGTTTTCGGTGAACCGGCGGGCCCGTACCGGCATGGACGCGGTCATGGTGTTTCGGGACCGGGTGACCCTTTCCCACATGGCGGCGTCGGGCATCCATATCGGCCGGGCCGTGTTGATAGATGACCGCATCAATACCGAAATAGATTCCATTCAGGAGACATGGGCCGATCCGATGGCGCTGGAGGGGATCGTGGAAGCGTTCCCCTTTGAAAAAGGGAGCCTGTCCCTTCGTATCACCGATTTGATGGGCCGTATTCAGGTCAATGCCCTTGTGCAGTATCCGGAAGGGCGGCAGGTCAATGGTGACCAGGAGGTCCTGTGGTACCGCCTGATGGAACTGGTCAAGATTTTCAGCGGGCCGGACTACGATATCCGGCCGGTGGCAATTCTGCATGCCATCAAGGACTGGCTCGATTCCGGGGACGATGATGCCACCGAGGATTTCGGCGCCGAATCCGATTACTACCAGGGCCTGACCCCGTCCTATACCTGCCGGAACGGCCCGGTGATCGACGTGAGTGAACTGGCCCTGGTAAAGGGAATGTCGGCCGGTATTTTTAACGCCATTGACGCCAGCTACGGGATTTCAGACATGGTGACCACCTTTGGCATGGTGGAGGTGGCCCAGGGCGATGGGTTCACTTTTCCGGGCCGGATCAACATCAACACCGCGCCGGTTTACGTGCTGGCGGTTCTTATTCCGGAGGTGGAAGACGCTCACCTGGCCGCTGAGATGGACGCGTTCCGGTCAGAGATGTCCAACGGTCTTTATGTCCATGACCTTTCCGGTGACACTTGGTACAAACAGGCCCCCGGGTGCGAGGAGATCAATATTTCACCGGCCCTGATCACCACCCGGAGCGACTTTTTTCAGATAGAGGCCACCGCCGTTCTGGGGGAGCTGCAGGTTACACAAACAGCAGTGGTGCGCCGGGTTCAGAACGAAAAAACCGGTAAATGGGAGTGCAGGGTGTTGAAGTGGCAGTCGTGA
- a CDS encoding tetratricopeptide repeat protein, producing the protein MIPAVAGEGPLTISADQQIGLGDHFFKSGEYDRAVTAYETFLYFFPDHEQTEYSRLQIARAFLKTGKTEAALERFEKIYSEGSGTQFQVEAGFMAARCYTALGMKDRALSMLSLVGETTEDPAVRERIFYETGWTWLEAFPVLTETEIAAAAANFEQIPVTAGKRLHVQAVLDALEQARHDDDGLLASMKSPGLAGTLAVMPGAGYLYCGRYHDALISFLFNGAMMLAAWEAFDEGHEALGAVLSVVELGFYGGSIYGSMSAVHKHNHRRTSIFMEGLRSISAGFVPAGEGVEVRVSFQQPF; encoded by the coding sequence GTGATTCCGGCGGTTGCCGGTGAAGGGCCTCTGACCATATCCGCGGATCAGCAGATCGGCCTGGGAGACCATTTTTTCAAATCCGGGGAGTATGATCGGGCGGTCACTGCCTACGAAACCTTTCTCTATTTTTTCCCTGACCACGAGCAGACCGAGTACTCCCGGTTACAGATTGCCCGGGCTTTCTTGAAAACGGGAAAGACCGAAGCGGCCCTTGAACGGTTTGAAAAGATTTACAGCGAGGGTAGTGGCACACAGTTCCAGGTGGAGGCGGGTTTTATGGCGGCCCGCTGTTATACGGCCCTGGGTATGAAGGACCGGGCCCTGTCGATGTTAAGTCTGGTGGGAGAAACCACCGAAGACCCCGCGGTCAGGGAACGAATTTTCTACGAGACCGGCTGGACCTGGCTGGAAGCGTTTCCGGTGTTGACCGAAACAGAGATTGCGGCGGCGGCGGCAAATTTTGAACAGATTCCGGTGACGGCCGGAAAGCGCTTGCATGTGCAGGCCGTGCTTGACGCACTGGAACAGGCCCGGCATGACGATGACGGTCTGCTGGCCTCAATGAAAAGCCCCGGTCTTGCCGGAACCCTGGCAGTGATGCCCGGGGCCGGGTATCTGTATTGTGGACGATACCACGACGCGCTGATCTCCTTTCTTTTCAACGGCGCCATGATGCTGGCCGCCTGGGAGGCGTTTGACGAGGGCCATGAGGCCCTGGGGGCCGTTCTTTCCGTTGTGGAGCTGGGGTTTTACGGCGGAAGCATCTATGGCTCCATGTCGGCGGTCCACAAGCACAACCACCGCCGGACCAGCATCTTTATGGAGGGGCTTCGTTCCATCAGCGCGGGTTTTGTGCCGGCAGGGGAGGGGGTGGAGGTGAGAGTGTCCTTTCAGCAGCCGTTCTGA
- the gspN gene encoding type II secretion system protein GspN produces the protein MSLKPPMTGKRKILIAYAAYSLAMIALFMVLLFPDQAVRDFLEQRAGGIYPDMRIRIGALRPALPFSVRMADVSVFWQDRPYGDFEYVKVTPSVFSMWRHRRPLSFKGRTFDGRFKGVCGQDRKTDAWTLDVAFSGMALGAMEGVQRLLPHEIKGTAAGHIKAVLDNGGRPLAEYDVVLSDVVVALSAPVFSIDTVAFDRIEAAVVMEGNRVRIENCTGSGEQLDGELSGEIQVRQPYGQSLLRVKGFVRPQASLVAKLGESLPVEMVLGQNAGEKGLPISFTGTLADPKVSFK, from the coding sequence ATGAGCCTAAAACCACCCATGACCGGCAAACGGAAAATCCTGATCGCCTATGCGGCGTATTCCCTTGCGATGATAGCCCTTTTCATGGTGCTGCTGTTTCCGGATCAGGCGGTGCGTGACTTTCTGGAACAGCGTGCCGGTGGCATTTATCCGGACATGCGGATTCGTATCGGCGCGTTGCGGCCCGCCCTGCCTTTCAGTGTACGCATGGCGGATGTGTCGGTCTTCTGGCAGGACAGGCCCTATGGAGATTTTGAGTATGTGAAGGTCACCCCGTCCGTCTTTTCCATGTGGCGCCATCGGCGTCCCTTGTCATTCAAGGGCCGGACATTCGATGGGCGTTTTAAGGGCGTCTGCGGCCAGGACAGAAAGACAGACGCCTGGACCCTTGACGTCGCCTTTTCCGGTATGGCGCTGGGGGCCATGGAGGGGGTCCAGCGCCTGCTGCCCCACGAGATCAAAGGTACGGCCGCCGGACATATAAAAGCGGTCCTTGACAACGGCGGCCGGCCACTTGCAGAATACGATGTGGTGTTGTCTGATGTGGTGGTGGCCCTTTCCGCTCCGGTTTTTTCCATCGATACCGTGGCTTTTGACCGGATTGAGGCAGCCGTGGTCATGGAGGGGAACCGGGTGCGGATAGAAAACTGCACCGGCAGCGGCGAACAACTGGATGGCGAGCTGTCGGGAGAGATTCAGGTGCGACAGCCGTATGGCCAGAGCCTGTTGCGGGTGAAGGGGTTTGTCAGGCCCCAGGCGTCCCTTGTGGCCAAGCTGGGAGAGTCCCTGCCGGTGGAGATGGTGCTGGGGCAAAACGCCGGGGAAAAAGGGTTGCCGATTTCCTTTACCGGGACACTGGCCGATCCGAAAGTCTCGTTTAAATAG
- the gspD gene encoding type II secretion system secretin GspD, which translates to MKYGIRQLVSVAVCTGVLLGVYPLAAEEPAPGPALLQRIRERRDLPVKRPQPVRKTLVDQVSDAPSLPEGLPTAADDGENLVSVDFNDVDLAVFIKFISEVTGKNFVLDQNVRTKVTVISPSKIPVEEAYRVFESVLEVYGFATVEAGDIIKVVKAGDARSKSIETGLVKEGRAPDDKLVTQIIPLRYADANEIKGLFTPLVSKDSVLLAYPSTNMLILTDAYSNIQRLMRILDAIDVTGIGRQVSVIPLEYADASKMVSILEVVFREAVDRGGPPQRGGTEPTDKIRLVADDRANVVIMLASESETVKIRKLITLLDKKVQQGKERIHVYYLKNADAEELAKVLQMLPEKQGDATAEGKKLAPVLSKAINITADASTNSLIIMAERDDYLVLKEIIEKLDIPRSMVYIECLIAEVNINKDFELGAEWLVGGKGSYDDKDGGYAVGFGGGSDTGYANVARMAMGGLPSGFSVGAMAESIVVGGIEYPNLAAVVRAFKKDKDVQILSTPQIMTTDNQEATITVGKNIPYLTKIGTTSSEETYSNYEYKDVGISLKIKPQINENRLIRLDIEQELTKLDQLTTVSLDRPATLKRGITTNVIVHDEHTIVIGGLIDDSMSRVEYKVPCLGDIPFLGWLFKGLSRSSEKTNLLVFLTPHVIKTAREADNIYQQKQGDLDAVRGGSFSLYPDAREDASAIDVTPVSSSDTTPADDAHQENEGEDMTAAGVVVTEGDGVDRPEPMPEKAVAAPAASEADAAEAKPVPETAPPVTGGTEADGETSPSVEAQPDGDLPVPLSPEAGS; encoded by the coding sequence ATGAAATATGGCATAAGGCAACTGGTATCTGTGGCGGTCTGCACGGGCGTACTGCTGGGCGTTTACCCCCTGGCGGCCGAAGAGCCGGCCCCGGGCCCGGCCCTGCTTCAAAGGATTCGGGAACGGAGAGATCTGCCGGTGAAACGTCCCCAGCCGGTTCGGAAAACGTTAGTGGACCAGGTCTCGGACGCGCCCTCCTTGCCGGAGGGGTTGCCGACGGCTGCCGATGACGGAGAGAACCTGGTTTCCGTGGATTTCAATGATGTGGACCTGGCGGTTTTCATCAAGTTCATCAGCGAGGTTACCGGTAAGAATTTTGTGCTTGACCAGAACGTGCGCACCAAGGTCACAGTGATCAGCCCTTCCAAGATTCCCGTGGAAGAGGCCTACCGGGTATTTGAGTCGGTGCTGGAGGTGTATGGATTTGCCACGGTGGAGGCGGGCGACATTATTAAAGTGGTCAAGGCGGGTGACGCCCGGTCCAAGAGTATCGAAACCGGTCTGGTAAAAGAGGGCAGAGCGCCGGACGATAAACTGGTGACCCAGATCATTCCCCTGCGGTATGCCGATGCCAATGAGATCAAGGGGCTTTTCACCCCCCTGGTTTCCAAGGACAGCGTGCTGCTGGCCTACCCCTCCACCAACATGCTGATTCTCACCGACGCCTATTCCAACATTCAGCGGCTGATGAGAATTCTTGACGCTATTGATGTCACGGGCATCGGCCGGCAGGTGTCCGTGATTCCGCTGGAATACGCCGACGCGTCAAAAATGGTTTCCATTCTGGAGGTGGTGTTTAGGGAGGCGGTGGACCGGGGCGGACCCCCGCAGCGGGGTGGCACCGAACCCACGGACAAAATCCGGCTGGTGGCTGATGATCGGGCCAACGTGGTGATCATGCTGGCCAGTGAGTCGGAAACCGTTAAAATACGGAAGCTGATCACCCTGCTGGACAAGAAAGTGCAGCAGGGCAAGGAACGGATTCATGTCTACTACCTGAAGAATGCCGATGCCGAGGAGCTGGCCAAGGTTCTGCAGATGCTGCCCGAGAAACAGGGGGATGCAACTGCCGAGGGCAAAAAACTGGCGCCGGTGCTCTCAAAGGCCATCAACATCACGGCCGATGCTTCCACCAACAGCCTGATCATCATGGCCGAGCGGGACGACTACCTGGTGCTCAAGGAGATTATCGAAAAACTCGACATTCCCCGGTCCATGGTCTATATCGAGTGCCTCATTGCCGAAGTGAACATCAACAAGGATTTTGAACTGGGCGCCGAATGGCTTGTGGGTGGTAAAGGCAGTTATGATGACAAGGACGGGGGATACGCCGTGGGGTTCGGTGGTGGCAGCGACACGGGCTATGCAAACGTGGCACGCATGGCCATGGGCGGGCTGCCCAGCGGGTTTTCCGTGGGGGCCATGGCCGAATCCATCGTGGTAGGCGGCATCGAGTATCCCAACCTGGCCGCGGTGGTGCGGGCCTTTAAGAAGGACAAGGATGTTCAGATCCTGTCTACTCCCCAGATCATGACCACGGACAACCAGGAGGCCACCATCACGGTGGGTAAAAACATTCCCTACCTGACCAAGATCGGCACCACCTCCTCGGAAGAGACCTACAGCAATTACGAGTACAAGGATGTGGGCATCTCCCTGAAGATCAAACCCCAGATCAACGAAAACCGGCTGATCCGGCTGGATATCGAACAGGAGCTGACCAAGCTGGACCAGCTGACCACTGTCTCCTTGGACCGGCCGGCCACGTTGAAACGCGGTATCACCACCAACGTGATCGTTCATGACGAACACACCATCGTCATCGGCGGGCTGATTGACGACAGCATGTCCCGGGTGGAGTACAAGGTGCCCTGCCTGGGAGATATTCCGTTTCTGGGATGGTTGTTCAAGGGGCTTTCCCGATCCAGCGAAAAGACCAACCTGCTTGTATTCCTGACCCCCCATGTGATCAAGACGGCGCGGGAAGCGGACAATATCTATCAACAGAAGCAGGGCGATCTGGATGCGGTTCGCGGCGGCAGTTTTTCCCTGTATCCGGATGCCAGGGAGGATGCTTCTGCGATTGATGTCACGCCGGTATCTTCATCGGATACGACACCGGCGGATGATGCCCATCAGGAAAACGAGGGGGAAGATATGACAGCGGCGGGGGTGGTCGTGACCGAAGGAGACGGTGTGGACCGACCTGAACCCATGCCGGAAAAAGCGGTGGCCGCCCCGGCTGCATCTGAAGCCGATGCCGCCGAGGCCAAGCCTGTGCCTGAAACCGCCCCGCCGGTGACCGGCGGGACAGAGGCGGACGGGGAGACCTCACCTTCCGTGGAGGCGCAGCCGGACGGGGACCTGCCGGTTCCTTTATCGCCGGAAGCGGGGTCATAA
- the yidD gene encoding membrane protein insertion efficiency factor YidD, whose product MMERTGFCKTTTKQAAWLFFFSFFICCATAGPVVSEDRHDSGTIENPAAAGATPSGAVRLFQRYISPIDGDRCPMHPSCSAYSLSALEKHGLLMGWIMTCDRLLRCGRDELTLAPRVVVNGRVRCYDSVERNDFWWTK is encoded by the coding sequence ATGATGGAGCGGACCGGCTTTTGCAAAACAACGACGAAACAGGCAGCCTGGCTGTTTTTTTTCTCTTTTTTTATTTGCTGCGCCACTGCCGGTCCGGTGGTGTCAGAGGATAGGCATGATTCGGGGACTATTGAAAACCCGGCAGCCGCCGGGGCAACGCCTTCCGGCGCGGTGCGGTTGTTTCAGCGGTATATTTCCCCCATCGACGGGGACCGGTGTCCCATGCATCCCTCATGCTCGGCCTACAGCCTTAGTGCCCTTGAGAAACACGGTCTGCTGATGGGCTGGATCATGACCTGCGACCGCCTGTTGCGGTGCGGCCGGGATGAACTGACCCTTGCGCCGCGCGTGGTGGTGAATGGCCGGGTCCGGTGTTATGATTCCGTGGAGCGCAATGATTTCTGGTGGACAAAATAA
- the gspM gene encoding type II secretion system protein GspM — MIQPLMSRAATFFRGLTPRERYAVCIGVAAVLLLFFWKGVAAPLSDKRETLVVQLASRQNDLKQMITLQQEHERMQQAAARAAAGQSGRGADFTLFSFLDRLAGRAGIKDHIAYMRPSVSGQNSELSVVEMKLEGVDLQGLVSYLHMIETADAMVFVTRLSIAAQEKGGGGGVEAVLRVETVTT; from the coding sequence ATGATACAGCCACTGATGTCAAGAGCGGCGACATTTTTCAGGGGCCTGACCCCACGGGAGCGGTATGCCGTCTGTATCGGGGTGGCGGCGGTGCTGCTGCTTTTTTTCTGGAAAGGGGTGGCCGCTCCCCTTTCCGACAAGCGGGAGACCCTGGTGGTCCAGCTGGCGTCCCGGCAGAACGACCTGAAACAGATGATAACCCTGCAGCAGGAACATGAAAGGATGCAGCAGGCCGCGGCCAGGGCCGCTGCCGGCCAGTCCGGGCGGGGGGCTGACTTTACGCTTTTTTCGTTTCTGGACCGGCTGGCCGGCAGGGCCGGCATCAAGGATCATATCGCCTATATGCGGCCGTCTGTATCGGGCCAGAACAGTGAACTCTCCGTTGTTGAGATGAAACTGGAGGGCGTTGACCTGCAGGGGCTGGTTTCCTACCTTCATATGATTGAGACCGCTGACGCCATGGTGTTTGTCACCCGTCTCTCCATCGCGGCACAGGAAAAGGGTGGCGGTGGTGGCGTGGAGGCGGTGCTGCGGGTGGAGACCGTAACCACATGA